One genomic segment of Desulfocapsa sulfexigens DSM 10523 includes these proteins:
- a CDS encoding HlyD family type I secretion periplasmic adaptor subunit, whose product MPDFIKKYKEQNGIRRDFEFMPATIEVLERPPAPFSRVIVLLLVTLALFVIIWAFVAQIDIIATGTGVVIPKGRVKVVQPLEPGIVTEIAVSDGQLVKKGELLVRMDSTESQADLKSLERELITTQLAVSRLGAQLAGDAGLFTAPNEAGEDEISLQQRLLHQSLLARKEKMAAMDHSIERAEAELKSVEATIGWLQESLPLAEKLYEKKQIMAEKEMLASGKYLQAQMEINEVRKKLGTEKNRMKELELSFSQRKDEKQLWESEYKKELLKELTEAQKKQEALVQHLTKAKNKFVNRELRSPVDGIVQQLAINTVGGVVTSAQPLMTIVPMDSGFEIEAKLLNKDIGFVSIGQNASVKVAAYPFTRHGDLEGEIEWVGRDAVMDEQLGAIYPIRISVDSYQLPNVINGKQGQILPGMTVTTDIKVGKRRVIHYFLGPMLRYKDQSLRES is encoded by the coding sequence ATGCCTGATTTTATAAAAAAATATAAAGAACAGAATGGTATTCGCCGTGATTTTGAATTTATGCCGGCAACCATTGAGGTGTTGGAGCGGCCTCCTGCACCCTTTTCAAGGGTTATAGTTCTGCTTCTTGTTACCCTCGCTCTATTTGTCATTATCTGGGCCTTTGTTGCACAAATTGATATTATTGCCACTGGCACAGGCGTTGTGATTCCTAAGGGGAGAGTAAAGGTTGTTCAACCGTTGGAACCCGGTATTGTGACAGAGATTGCAGTGAGCGATGGCCAGTTGGTTAAAAAAGGTGAGTTACTGGTAAGGATGGATTCAACCGAGTCCCAAGCAGACCTGAAAAGCCTCGAAAGAGAGCTGATAACGACTCAACTGGCTGTCTCGCGGTTGGGAGCACAACTTGCTGGGGATGCCGGTCTTTTTACTGCACCGAATGAAGCAGGAGAAGATGAGATTTCATTGCAGCAGCGGCTTCTTCATCAGTCCCTTCTGGCACGGAAAGAAAAGATGGCCGCCATGGATCACAGTATCGAGAGAGCAGAGGCGGAACTGAAATCGGTGGAGGCAACCATCGGATGGTTGCAAGAATCGTTACCACTGGCAGAAAAACTATACGAAAAGAAACAAATAATGGCAGAGAAAGAGATGCTCGCCAGTGGCAAATATCTTCAGGCCCAGATGGAAATAAATGAGGTGCGAAAAAAACTTGGCACTGAAAAAAACAGGATGAAAGAGCTTGAACTCAGTTTTTCACAAAGAAAGGATGAAAAGCAGTTGTGGGAGAGTGAATATAAAAAAGAACTGCTCAAAGAGCTGACAGAAGCCCAAAAGAAACAGGAGGCATTGGTCCAGCATCTCACCAAGGCCAAAAATAAATTTGTTAACCGGGAACTGCGCTCACCGGTGGATGGAATTGTGCAACAACTCGCAATTAATACCGTTGGTGGAGTTGTTACATCTGCTCAACCACTGATGACCATCGTCCCCATGGACAGTGGGTTTGAGATAGAGGCGAAACTGCTTAACAAGGATATCGGGTTTGTCTCCATTGGTCAAAATGCATCTGTTAAGGTGGCTGCCTATCCCTTTACCCGCCATGGTGATCTTGAAGGTGAGATTGAATGGGTCGGCAGGGATGCTGTTATGGATGAACAACTGGGGGCGATATATCCCATACGGATCTCTGTGGACAGTTATCAATTACCCAATGTTATTAATGGGAAACAGGGACAAATTTTACCCGGAATGACGGTTACCACCGATATAAAAGTAGGAAAAAGACGTGTCATCCATTATTTTCTGGGACCAATGCTACGCTATAAAGATCAAAGTTTACGGGAGTCATAG
- a CDS encoding peptidase domain-containing ABC transporter produces the protein MTKNTKKANLQSGLFCVAIAAKLHGNPITMEQIKHHFGRDTGKLQLIELARIFQEIGFKAKPVSKDLSKVNPGLFPIIAERKSGDFVLVGGKDEQGEKVLVQQVGEARGSWVNIEEFQKDLGGQILLLKKRTTQQRSRQAFGLGWFVQSSRKYWSVLRDCLLASFFVQIFGLLSPLIFMIVIDKVLSNNSLSTLDVLVFALVVVSFFEIALNGLRTYLMSHTANRIDLMLGVQLFKHLMSLPLSYFESRQVGDTIARMKELENVRSFITGSGLMLFLDLFFLIVFLFVMYLFSPFLTMLVMVALPLLFGASFLLTPLLRNKLEDRYTAGSDKQSFLVETLAGMETIKANAAEPKVREEWEKRLANHVKIGFSGGHLSNLISQTTGIISKILSVLLLWFGAKEVLHGNLTVGQFIAFNMLSSRVIAPILRLSRIWKELQQVNVSVARIGDIFNTAPEPGFDPSKVSLPAIKGDVRFEDVTFRFTPEGTEVLQDVSFSVKAGEVIGIVGTTGSGKTTLVKLLQRLYVPEKGRIFIDGVDISMADSSWLRRQIGVVIQDGVLFNRSIRDNITLNVPNLEMEEVIAAATLAGVHDLILGLPEGYDTLVGERGCRLSTGQRQRIAIARALASDPGMLILDEATSGLDYESEMHVQKNMRKICEGRTVFIIAHRLTTVRRADRIISLEHGRIVENDTPQALLKAGGRFATLQSIHEGCYA, from the coding sequence ATGACCAAAAACACAAAAAAGGCAAATCTTCAAAGTGGGTTGTTCTGTGTCGCGATTGCGGCAAAACTTCATGGAAACCCTATTACCATGGAGCAGATAAAACATCACTTTGGCCGAGATACAGGTAAGCTCCAGCTCATAGAGCTGGCTCGAATTTTTCAGGAGATTGGTTTTAAGGCCAAACCCGTAAGCAAGGATCTTTCCAAAGTGAATCCTGGGCTGTTTCCCATTATTGCAGAGCGCAAAAGTGGTGATTTTGTTTTGGTGGGTGGAAAAGACGAGCAGGGGGAGAAAGTTCTGGTACAGCAGGTTGGCGAAGCCAGGGGCAGTTGGGTCAATATTGAGGAATTTCAAAAGGATCTGGGCGGCCAGATCCTTTTGCTGAAAAAACGAACGACACAACAACGAAGCAGGCAAGCGTTTGGCCTGGGTTGGTTTGTACAATCTTCTCGCAAATATTGGAGTGTGCTGCGGGATTGCCTCCTGGCATCTTTTTTTGTGCAGATTTTCGGCCTCCTTTCGCCCCTTATCTTTATGATTGTTATTGATAAGGTGTTAAGCAATAACAGTCTTTCCACCCTTGATGTCCTGGTTTTTGCCCTGGTTGTCGTTTCCTTTTTTGAAATCGCATTGAACGGCCTGCGAACCTATCTTATGTCTCATACTGCCAACCGCATTGATCTCATGCTTGGTGTACAGTTATTTAAGCACCTGATGAGTCTCCCCTTAAGCTATTTTGAGTCAAGGCAGGTGGGCGATACCATTGCCAGGATGAAGGAGCTTGAAAATGTACGCAGCTTTATTACCGGCTCTGGGCTGATGCTCTTTCTCGATCTGTTTTTTCTGATCGTTTTCCTTTTTGTCATGTATCTCTTCAGCCCTTTTCTGACCATGCTGGTAATGGTTGCTCTTCCCTTGCTTTTTGGTGCCTCTTTTCTTTTGACTCCTTTGCTGCGTAACAAACTTGAAGATCGCTATACAGCGGGATCGGACAAGCAATCGTTTCTGGTGGAAACCCTGGCTGGTATGGAGACCATCAAGGCAAATGCTGCTGAACCTAAAGTTCGTGAAGAGTGGGAGAAACGTCTGGCAAATCATGTGAAGATCGGTTTTTCAGGAGGACATCTTTCCAATTTGATCAGCCAAACCACCGGAATAATCAGTAAGATACTTTCTGTTTTGCTTCTCTGGTTTGGTGCCAAAGAAGTACTGCATGGGAATTTAACGGTTGGTCAGTTTATTGCTTTTAATATGCTCTCGTCCAGGGTTATTGCTCCAATCCTTCGCCTTTCCCGAATCTGGAAAGAATTGCAGCAGGTAAATGTTTCAGTGGCTCGTATCGGTGATATTTTTAACACTGCTCCAGAACCGGGATTTGATCCTTCCAAGGTAAGTTTGCCGGCAATTAAGGGAGATGTACGCTTTGAGGATGTTACTTTCAGATTCACCCCGGAAGGAACAGAAGTTCTGCAGGATGTTTCGTTTTCAGTAAAAGCCGGTGAGGTCATTGGTATTGTTGGAACGACCGGTTCCGGAAAAACAACTTTGGTGAAATTACTCCAACGTTTATATGTCCCGGAAAAGGGACGAATATTTATTGATGGCGTTGATATTTCCATGGCTGACAGCTCCTGGCTAAGGCGACAGATTGGAGTGGTTATTCAGGACGGGGTACTGTTTAACCGATCCATCAGAGATAACATAACCCTGAATGTGCCGAATCTGGAGATGGAAGAAGTCATTGCTGCTGCAACGCTTGCGGGGGTACATGACTTAATTCTTGGACTACCGGAAGGATACGACACTTTAGTGGGGGAGAGAGGGTGTCGGCTCTCCACCGGACAGCGCCAGCGAATTGCCATCGCCCGCGCCCTTGCTTCGGATCCCGGAATGCTCATCCTGGACGAGGCAACCAGTGGCCTTGATTATGAGTCGGAGATGCATGTTCAAAAAAATATGCGCAAGATATGTGAGGGACGGACGGTGTTTATTATTGCTCACCGGCTCACAACCGTTCGTCGTGCCGATAGAATCATCAGCCTTGAACATGGTCGCATCGTGGAAAATGATACTCCGCAGGCCTTGCTGAAGGCCGGTGGCAGATTTGCAACACTGCAAAGTATCCATGAGGGGTGTTATGCCTGA
- a CDS encoding tandem-95 repeat protein — MDDATVFGADILTTDEDTSVTTTVTELLANDSDVEGPLEFVALGNGLHGTVSQDGNGSITFVPEPDYSGNDAGFDYTVADADGNQSITFVQVHVAAVNDAPEIISTSISTNEDQPIVFDAAVIEQFIQDRDGESPSIGAITNISGGVVTEENGIYTFTPDGDYHGDATLDYTAEDAHGAAVSGRLHIDILSVNDATDFGDDTLITDEEVAVSTTISALMANDHDRDGELRFIGLGAPSHGTLMSTENGDIVFTPDADYSGSQAGFEYTVEDAEGNRESTMVPVQVLGINDAPTILYDQRFINEDQAIVFTQQEMASFIDDPDGDQFTFTSLSAISGGSFSQDKGVYTYTPDADFYGSGQFSYTVSDGQGMEVTGSMTIHIAPVNDLPKMATTTATMTEDGEITFDSATLMAGASDIEDETDLRFMGISASTGGDGWLDENGLLHFLPDEDFFGIATLRYSVADTEAGIGTGLIVVNVLGENDIPQAMDDDHILAWSNNSYDNVYSSAVLLANDTDVDGDTLQITGFGNAEYGTVSQDVNGFIHYQATSDDWVGIDTLTYTITDGNGGESQATATIDVKLNTSPDAYSEILFSQEDIIAVFDQETLLANDTDVDGDTLFITGVGNATHGTVTLRGDGKIEFTPELNFNNNYPGQASFEYTVSDGISDPVSAVAFVDLDPVNDAPILVPERIEGAVEDNSFEFNAAQLIANDYDIEMDSVYESDSFSFTGVVGAAHGILSYDSGTGAIYYNPHANFCGVETFQYQVTDSFGAVSTGTSEIYVQPVNDNPVAQEDIASPAETHIWNKYSIAGLVANDFDVDGDSLTIVSPYVSSGSANVKVEGGYLWVQPSGGERHVEVSYTVSDGHGGTAPSRLIMNQIVEHNFAPELSIQSVDWSHDSYVNFYDVYFNIAVYDRNYGDTVTVSAAQVSHGTVYKNSNSSFYYHGVLQYGIPASFTLTGVDQRGASGTMYIQMWGGTEDAEPGYQNYTFRYLYSPVILDLDGDGVELLGIEEGVTFDWNRDTIAESSGWVAADDGFLVYDHNHDGAVTRADELMLKEYLPGATTDLEGLQAFDSNNDGIFSKEDAAWSDFGIWQDKNSNGISDEGEFKTLDDAGISDIELKSDGKEEVIAGNTVFGSTVYHLEDGSSAEVGDVALRGEELAFTEGLPAEESDAIPLAAGETQPIIQEEPEKECTETQDSASGDENTPHTEADQEISEAEINRIAQQLQSDAAAGSNFTDSAGNSTTEDIIVFDQFDDALQPDDVDDGALALAA; from the coding sequence GTGGATGATGCAACAGTGTTCGGGGCCGACATCCTGACCACCGATGAGGACACTTCTGTTACAACGACGGTTACGGAGCTGTTGGCCAATGATTCTGATGTTGAAGGGCCCCTCGAATTTGTTGCTTTGGGGAATGGTTTGCATGGCACGGTTTCTCAGGATGGAAATGGGAGTATCACCTTTGTCCCGGAGCCGGATTACTCCGGCAATGATGCAGGGTTTGACTACACGGTTGCAGACGCAGACGGTAACCAGTCAATCACGTTCGTACAGGTACATGTTGCTGCTGTCAATGATGCTCCGGAAATCATAAGCACCTCGATAAGCACCAATGAAGACCAACCGATAGTCTTCGATGCCGCCGTCATCGAACAGTTTATTCAGGACAGAGACGGTGAGAGCCCGTCCATCGGTGCCATCACCAATATAAGCGGTGGCGTGGTCACTGAAGAAAACGGGATCTATACCTTCACGCCGGACGGCGATTACCATGGTGATGCCACCCTTGACTATACAGCGGAGGATGCGCATGGCGCCGCGGTTTCCGGCCGGCTCCATATTGATATCCTCTCCGTAAATGATGCCACCGATTTTGGTGATGATACCCTGATAACCGATGAAGAGGTGGCTGTCAGCACCACCATCTCAGCCCTGATGGCCAATGACCATGACAGGGATGGAGAGCTCCGTTTTATTGGACTTGGGGCACCATCTCACGGAACCCTGATGAGTACCGAGAACGGCGATATTGTTTTCACCCCCGACGCGGACTATTCCGGTTCTCAGGCAGGATTTGAATACACGGTGGAAGATGCAGAGGGAAACCGGGAAAGCACCATGGTGCCGGTGCAGGTTCTGGGCATCAACGATGCGCCCACTATCCTTTACGACCAGCGTTTCATCAATGAAGATCAAGCCATCGTCTTTACTCAGCAGGAGATGGCTTCTTTTATCGATGACCCGGATGGTGATCAATTCACCTTCACCTCGCTCTCAGCCATCAGCGGGGGAAGTTTTTCTCAGGATAAGGGGGTCTACACCTATACTCCCGATGCGGATTTTTACGGCAGCGGCCAGTTCAGCTACACGGTAAGTGATGGCCAGGGCATGGAAGTAACCGGCAGCATGACCATTCATATCGCCCCCGTAAATGATCTGCCTAAGATGGCAACGACAACGGCCACCATGACGGAAGACGGGGAGATCACCTTTGATTCGGCAACCCTTATGGCGGGTGCTTCCGATATAGAAGATGAAACGGATCTGCGCTTTATGGGAATTTCCGCATCCACGGGTGGAGATGGCTGGCTGGATGAAAACGGTCTCCTCCACTTTTTACCGGATGAAGATTTTTTTGGCATAGCCACTCTCAGGTATTCGGTGGCCGATACGGAAGCCGGAATCGGAACGGGGCTGATCGTGGTTAATGTTCTTGGTGAAAATGACATTCCACAGGCTATGGATGATGACCATATCCTCGCCTGGTCAAATAACAGTTATGATAATGTCTACAGCTCTGCCGTGCTGCTGGCCAATGACACAGATGTGGATGGCGATACCCTTCAGATAACTGGTTTTGGCAACGCTGAATATGGCACGGTGAGCCAGGATGTAAACGGTTTTATCCATTATCAGGCGACTAGTGACGACTGGGTTGGTATAGATACCCTCACCTACACCATAACAGACGGAAATGGTGGTGAGAGTCAGGCCACCGCCACCATTGATGTGAAGCTGAATACCTCCCCGGATGCCTATTCTGAGATCCTTTTCAGCCAGGAGGATATCATTGCTGTTTTTGATCAGGAGACCCTGCTTGCCAACGATACCGATGTGGATGGTGATACCCTTTTTATCACTGGGGTTGGGAATGCTACCCATGGAACGGTGACTTTGCGCGGTGATGGAAAAATAGAGTTTACCCCTGAGCTGAATTTTAACAACAACTATCCGGGGCAGGCAAGTTTTGAATATACGGTGAGTGACGGGATCAGTGATCCGGTTAGCGCTGTTGCCTTTGTGGATCTTGATCCTGTCAATGATGCTCCCATTCTGGTTCCTGAGCGGATTGAAGGTGCCGTGGAAGACAATTCCTTTGAATTCAACGCCGCCCAGCTGATTGCCAATGATTACGACATTGAGATGGACTCGGTCTATGAAAGTGATTCCTTCAGTTTTACAGGTGTTGTTGGAGCCGCCCATGGTATCCTCTCCTACGATTCGGGAACGGGTGCCATCTATTACAATCCCCATGCAAATTTTTGCGGAGTTGAGACTTTTCAGTATCAGGTAACCGATTCCTTCGGTGCCGTCAGCACCGGGACTTCAGAAATTTACGTCCAGCCCGTTAACGACAATCCTGTTGCTCAGGAGGATATTGCATCTCCTGCGGAAACCCATATCTGGAACAAATACAGCATTGCCGGCCTGGTAGCGAATGATTTTGATGTGGATGGTGACAGCCTCACCATCGTCAGTCCTTACGTTTCTTCAGGTTCTGCAAACGTTAAGGTCGAGGGAGGATATCTCTGGGTACAGCCGTCAGGGGGGGAACGCCATGTGGAGGTGAGTTATACGGTTTCCGATGGTCATGGTGGCACGGCCCCCAGCCGTTTGATTATGAACCAGATTGTTGAGCATAATTTCGCCCCTGAGCTTTCAATACAATCTGTAGACTGGAGTCACGATAGTTACGTAAACTTCTACGACGTATATTTCAATATCGCTGTATATGACAGAAATTATGGCGATACGGTTACCGTATCCGCAGCCCAAGTGAGCCATGGAACCGTTTATAAAAACTCCAATAGCTCTTTTTATTATCATGGAGTGCTACAATATGGCATCCCTGCCTCATTCACACTAACAGGAGTTGATCAGCGCGGTGCTTCAGGAACGATGTATATCCAGATGTGGGGAGGAACAGAGGATGCGGAACCCGGTTACCAAAATTACACATTCCGTTACCTTTACAGCCCGGTAATCCTCGACCTCGACGGAGACGGCGTTGAACTGCTGGGTATTGAGGAAGGAGTAACCTTCGATTGGAACCGTGACACAATAGCAGAATCCAGCGGCTGGGTTGCAGCAGACGATGGATTTCTGGTCTACGACCACAATCATGACGGGGCGGTGACCAGAGCAGATGAGTTGATGCTCAAGGAATATTTGCCGGGTGCCACCACTGACCTTGAAGGCTTGCAGGCCTTTGACAGCAACAACGATGGAATTTTCAGTAAAGAAGATGCGGCGTGGAGTGACTTTGGCATATGGCAGGATAAAAATTCCAACGGCATCAGTGATGAGGGGGAATTTAAAACCCTTGATGATGCCGGAATAAGTGATATTGAGCTCAAAAGCGATGGTAAGGAAGAGGTAATTGCAGGAAACACAGTATTTGGCTCAACGGTGTATCACCTGGAAGATGGAAGCAGTGCTGAAGTTGGCGATGTTGCTTTACGTGGTGAAGAGCTCGCCTTTACAGAAGGTCTTCCGGCTGAGGAGAGTGATGCAATTCCCCTTGCTGCAGGCGAAACACAACCTATTATTCAAGAGGAACCAGAAAAGGAATGCACAGAGACACAGGATAGTGCATCTGGTGACGAAAACACACCGCACACAGAAGCAGATCAGGAAATAAGTGAAGCTGAGATCAATCGAATTGCCCAGCAACTGCAATCAGATGCAGCCGCAGGATCAAATTTCACCGACTCAGCAGGCAATTCAACAACTGAGGATATCATCGTTTTTGACCAGTTTGATGATGCTCTCCAACCCGATGATGTCGATGATGGCGCCCTGGCTCTCGCGGCATAA